DNA from Kitasatospora acidiphila:
TCGCCGACTACCGGGGGCCGAGCTGGCCCGACGCCGCAAAGCACGCCCACCTCGACTTCACCGTCGCCGACCCGGAGATCGCGGTGAAGGAACTGCTCGCAGCGGGAGCGGCCAAGCCCGAGTTCCAGCCCGGCGGGGACCAGTGGACCGTTCTCGCCGACCCCGAAGGCCATCTGTTCTGCCTCGCCTCAGCCTGACCGGGAGTCGATCACCATGGCCTCGATCCACAAGGAACTCATCGTCGACGCCCACCCCGAGCTGGTGTGGGCGGTGCTCAGCGACTACGGCGCGGTACACGAGCGCCTCGCACCCGGGTACGTCATCGACACCCAGCTGAACTCGGACACCCGCACCGTCACCTTCGCCGACGGCACGATCGTCCTCGAACGGCTCGTCGACCTCGACCACCAGGCGATGCGCCTCGCCTACACGGTCATCGGCGGCAGCCTCCACCCGTCCCACCACCACGCTTCCATGCAGGCGCTGCCGGAAGGCGGCGGCCGGACGAGATTCGTGTGGCACACCGACGTCCTCCCCGATGCCCTGGCCGCACCGATCGCCGAGTCCATGGAGCACGGCTCGGCGGTCATCCGGCGCGCCCTGGAGGCCGCGCAGCCGGGCAGCTGAACTGCCCCTGCCAGGGCGGCCGTTCCGGGGCATCACTCACCCGGAACGGCCGGCCGGGCCTACTCGCCGAACTCGTCGAACGCAGCGGTGAGGTCGGCCGCCACCGCCTGGGGGTCGCGGGCCTCGATGCGGTGACGTGGGATGAAGTAGACGAGCTCGCCGTCCTTGAACACGGCGAACGACGGCTCGGACGGCGGGATGTCCGCGATGTAGCTGCGGAACCGCGCGGTGGCCTCCAGATCCTGTTCGGCGAAGACCGTCAGCAGCCGGTCCGGACGCTTGGAGGCGTTCTCCAGGGCGAGGCGCACCCCCTGACGAGCCATCACCGCAGCGCCGTACACCGCATTGACGACCACCAGGGTCAGGCCAGTGTCGGCGTCCTTCATGGCGGCTTCCACGTCGTCGGCAGTCAGCAGTTCCGCCCACCACGCAGCGCCGGACGTCAGGCCGTGATCTCCCGCCCAGGCGCGGTGCTGGCCATCTGTCAGCAAGCAAGCAGGAGTTCGGCTGCCGGGGTGTGGTTTCCGGTCGTGGCGGCTCCGGCCATTGCCGAGGCGGCCGTGGCCGGGTCGGTGCCGGGCGGCACCACCAGCAGCAGGAAGTGGTCCTGGAAGCCCCGAGTGACGCTGATCGTCGCGTTGCTGCCGGTGAACCAGTTGATCCTGATCATCAGGTTGTTCACCACGATGGACCGGGGCACGCCGTCCCAGGCCGTGGTGTCGAGACCGACCCGGATGATGCGCCCGAAGTGGGCGCCGAGCGCGGTGATCAAGTCCGGCAGCTCGACGGCGAGGTGCTTCGAGCGGGGCCACCAAGCCCCGTCGAAGACGCCCTCCCGCGACATCGACGGCTCAAGTAGCAGCCGCGGCAGCAGCGATTCATCGGCCGATGACCACAGCCCGGCAGAGGCAGGGAAGAAGAAGGTCGGCATCATGCGGAGCCGCCCGTCTGGTCCACGAGGGACCAATCATGACCCAGGGCGACGTCGACGCTGATGCCGGTGTACGGAATGTCCTTGGTTGTCTCCCAACGTACTCCGCGGCGCTCTTCCCCGGGGCCACCCGCCACCGGAGTAGCCTCGAAGACATCCAGGGCATCCCGCATTCCGGTACTCGTTCCGGCTTCGTTCTGGGTGAAGGAC
Protein-coding regions in this window:
- a CDS encoding DUF5994 family protein — its product is MMPTFFFPASAGLWSSADESLLPRLLLEPSMSREGVFDGAWWPRSKHLAVELPDLITALGAHFGRIIRVGLDTTAWDGVPRSIVVNNLMIRINWFTGSNATISVTRGFQDHFLLLVVPPGTDPATAASAMAGAATTGNHTPAAELLLAC
- a CDS encoding BrxA/BrxB family bacilliredoxin → MLTDGQHRAWAGDHGLTSGAAWWAELLTADDVEAAMKDADTGLTLVVVNAVYGAAVMARQGVRLALENASKRPDRLLTVFAEQDLEATARFRSYIADIPPSEPSFAVFKDGELVYFIPRHRIEARDPQAVAADLTAAFDEFGE
- a CDS encoding VOC family protein, whose translation is MAVHAELTAITIDCADPRALAEFYRKLTGWDIGQADDDFVQLGQGTVQLAFQRVADYRGPSWPDAAKHAHLDFTVADPEIAVKELLAAGAAKPEFQPGGDQWTVLADPEGHLFCLASA
- a CDS encoding SRPBCC family protein, with the protein product MASIHKELIVDAHPELVWAVLSDYGAVHERLAPGYVIDTQLNSDTRTVTFADGTIVLERLVDLDHQAMRLAYTVIGGSLHPSHHHASMQALPEGGGRTRFVWHTDVLPDALAAPIAESMEHGSAVIRRALEAAQPGS